A part of Kitasatospora acidiphila genomic DNA contains:
- a CDS encoding ATP-binding protein: MSTPRRPIQLPSLTAAPSARSFDHGSEGWGGPGTREHYYDAKADEVEARRIRHRLLGLAEQWWPAATEDERDALGTVAAELLANVVRHAPGRVTALLIDSGNGSCVLAVADQSPTGPVTRHAEPGQAESGLGLVLVQELTNNWGWHPIPRGKVVWAQLPISSAAS, translated from the coding sequence GTGTCGACTCCTCGCCGGCCGATCCAGTTGCCTTCGCTGACCGCTGCCCCGAGTGCTCGTTCCTTTGACCACGGGAGCGAGGGCTGGGGAGGGCCGGGAACGCGTGAGCACTACTACGACGCCAAGGCCGACGAGGTGGAGGCTCGCCGCATCCGACACCGGCTGCTCGGCCTCGCAGAGCAGTGGTGGCCCGCAGCGACGGAAGACGAGCGGGACGCACTCGGCACCGTTGCCGCCGAACTCCTCGCAAACGTCGTCCGGCACGCTCCCGGACGCGTGACGGCGCTCTTGATCGACTCGGGCAACGGCAGCTGCGTGCTGGCCGTCGCCGATCAGAGCCCCACGGGACCGGTCACACGGCACGCGGAGCCTGGCCAGGCCGAGTCCGGCCTCGGCCTGGTCCTCGTCCAGGAGCTGACCAATAACTGGGGCTGGCACCCGATCCCGCGCGGCAAGGTCGTCTGGGCTCAACTGCCCATAAGCAGCGCCGCCTCGTGA